In Miscanthus floridulus cultivar M001 chromosome 5, ASM1932011v1, whole genome shotgun sequence, one genomic interval encodes:
- the LOC136454732 gene encoding uncharacterized protein, with protein sequence MESVLQLGRYLLVVNPIIGTKWLTKVLMDGGNGLNIMYPKMLNAMASTERASGQPEMETLTFEVVRFHGTYHAILGRPFYVKFMAVPNYTYLKLKILGPSGVVIVGTSFQRAYECEVECCDHAMTIITSGELTAIRKEVTEEAPNPKKSTGSFKPAEGSKEVLIDNGSPEGKVVRIGTTLSSK encoded by the exons ATGGAGAGCGTCCTGCAGCTAGGGAGATACCTGCTCGTGGTCAACCCGATCATTGgcacgaagtggctcaccaaagtactgatggatggaggcaatggcctcaacatcatgtaccccAAGATGCTCAACGCTATGGCGTCAACCGAGCGTGCATCTGGCCAACcaga gatggagaccctcaccttcgaagtggttaggttccatggaacttaccatgccatcctaggacgaccattctatgtgaagttcatggctgttcccaactacacctacctcaagctaaagatccTAGGCCCCAGTGGGGTCGTTAttgttggcacctccttccagcgtgcctacgagtgcgaggtcgagtgctgcgatcatGCTATGACAATCATCACCTCCGGAGAGCTAACGGCCATCAGGaaagaggtcaccgaagaagcgcccaACCCCAAGAAGTCAACCGGGTCTTTCAAGCCAGCAGAgggctccaaagaggtcctcatagataaCGGCAGCCCTGAGGGcaaggtggtgcgcattggcaccacactttcctctaaatag